The following is a genomic window from Vitis vinifera cultivar Pinot Noir 40024 chromosome 6, ASM3070453v1.
TATACTGTATCAGCCATCATTTATTTAGTTAGTTATTAGTCAttacaatttaatattatttaaatttttcaaaaaattagaaataaaaataaatcaatgaaaGCCAACCAGATAGCatggaaaataaattgaagatGTTGCATATCCATATCACAATTAAGTCTTCacatttaatgattttaaatcatttttaaaattaaattatgtaaacattaaaaaaattagtgaattaaattatagttaaattggtattttttcaatttaacaaaatttgaaCACATAAGATGATGAGTCACGCATATTTGATATGTGACATATATTCACATGGTAACATGGGATGAAatttaactttataaataacaacaaatctttcaattaaaataaaataaataaatattctttcgttaataaatttataaaggaAGCAAATCTTctcaaaagagaattaaaattaaatatgagttacaaaatttcattaataaaaagagataaattataaaattaaagaaccaaattctttaaattaaataactaaaatttgagtattttaaatttaatttcataattttacttataaataaTGGTAATTTCCTTCTATAAAAGAGACTTTAAATCAATCAACAAAACCATTACACACGGGAAAAGTATTATGCCgcttgataaattaaaaaaaaaaacatttttatcattgtatttcaaaatgtaattaaagtgaaaaaatgagagaaaaaaatatttaaaaaaaatattaacacaAAAATTGTACTccacaattattaattttaataaaatttatgtttttattattttttgtttttctaattttgtaGGGCCTCACAAAATTTGTGCATACAAGttaattaaaacttatttatttatttatttaaattattaacgTTGTTTGGTGaaactcattttaattttcttaaatacttgaattgacatatttattatcCTTGGTATCGACAATGGAGTAGTAAAATTATGACggagaaataaaaaggaaagaaagaaagacaattaaaattaaattatttattttctgcaTTTCTTATATTAAAGCTCCATATTTGACAGCCCATATGATAGGTGGGGGGTAAATCCGTAAAAGTCATTTTGGAAGCATTCTTTTATACATATCTAATAAACTATGCGGATGCTGGTGGGTAGGGCCGTAGGGGTCACAATCCATATTTGAATAAGCAAATGTTACCTCAGTCTAACGTGGATATTGTTTTATCCATATGTTTATTTAGGACATTTCTTTGATTCTTATTCCAGGTTCAGAAGTTTTCCAAGggtttttacaaaatttaggaattttttcaaataatattttaaaaaataatttttgatttttaattattttgagaaataaaattatgattaataATTAGAATATATTCTCAAAATTGGTACGATATAATCATATTCAAGCAAAAAGTTTTTATTGTAGTATGTGACTCATATCGAATGAaagacatgaaaaaaaaagacaaatgtCGAAGCGAAGTGGAGTGGAACGGAGTTACGGCATTTGTcattcaaactttatttttattattgtggACGAACGATAAGTTGGGGATACGGGGCACCCGCAGTACGGTTTaagagtatttttaaaatttcattacttGAGAATTAGTATAAATACTcttatgtaaccctaatttgatatatatagtgAAAATCTTCTTCCCTATTTTCGTTAACGTAGACAATCTATCGATTCACGTTAAatctgtattttttttcttttcgttttctttaattttcaccATAAATCGTTACGTAAATCAATAgctttataaaaacaattaaaaatatctaaaatttattttttcaaaacaaacttCCAAGAAAAGTTGTGAAAATTTTATCACATGtgttttcctaaattaaaaataaaaaataaaaatcttcaaGAATAATTTCCAAACAAACCGAAGTAGGTGAgcaaacatttattattattaaaataaaattaacaaaacagAATGATGTGTTATTATTAATCCATCACTTTTAGGATATGCCGATGAATAGACTTTTGAATCAATGTTGGAGATAGTCTTCTTATCTcaggatatttttttttaaattttatttaatataatattggTGCAGCAAAAGCTCTGAATGTAGTGACATATAAAACTTTATTGATGTTGTTGGTGGTTATGTAAGCATGTGAAAGAATTCTATTAAAGGAATGAATGAGTATCCTCAAGTGCTAATATTCCTCCCAAGTAATCATTGCGCCCCAAGCCTCCAACTTCCCCAGgtaaaaaaatgtacaagttGGAGTACTTCAATTAAAACACAAATTGTAGGATTGAGATTGATGGAATattgtattaatttatttttattttttttaatcctattaTTACAGGTGTTTTTTTTACAGTAATATTTCGAAATTCTACACTTTCtataattactatcaaacaaacATACTCTACATTTGTTtgataggatatatatatatatatatatatatatgatttcaaatgagatattatgtatttttttttatataaaaaagggttttaactcattaaaatatatttaagaaacacctcaatttttttaaatgagtattttcttcatatatttttttaatttactaataataataataataataaatacatctaaaatgaaggaaaatatttaCGTGGTGTTGATGACATGttaagtaaaaataacattttaaggAATAATTATATCACTcgttaaaaaatacatatattttaaattatttttaaataaatgaaagcaatattgatttaaataatttggatttttttctatatattttcgtattagtgaatcaaaatctatttttcaaatcGTATCAAATGGATATCATAAAGTAACATATCTAATGATAGATATTATACTATCTCATGTTTATACttaatttgtgaaataaataaaaaaataataatttgaaatattattttttaatgtttaaaataaaaattatattatattttaatattttttatttaagaaaatgaaatctatgtttaataatattcattattaaaatatttaaattttataaataaaaaaatttacattatgttattcatatatatatatatatatatatataatattaatattattttacaatatattttataaaaaaatatttagttctttttttttaactacaaatttaattttataataaaaaattttattttacaaaataagtaatataaaaaataaataagtgatagtatatatatatcctaCAACTTAGTATAGGATTAATATATCTTCCAAGATTAGGTATCAATTGAAATTTTCTCTGTAGTTTTGGATAATATCTTTATGTTCTATTGTGCCAAAGatgtaaatttgaaatttcaaccAATGTAAGCCATCTACGCCGCATCCACTCTCCCAATTTCTTTCAACTTTAGCGTTATATTTTGACGGATGATTTAATCATTATCCGACTaccatatttatttctttaattatcgtagatttttttttttttttttttctgtttgcaGAAACTGAAAGCTAAGAAAACATTCTAACTTCCCTTTTTTTGAGGACTATCTCATCAGCGGCAGCCAAAAGCCAAGATTCTGATTGGTTTCCAAAAAATCTTCCCCAACCCCACAATAATTTCTTTGGAAATtaactaaaagaaaagaaaaaaaaaaaaaggaaaaatcggCGTTTATTATTCTCATGACccagagagggtgagagaggcAGAGAGCAGCCACCCAAGTCCTTTTCTTTACAGAAAAAAGATCCAAGCAAATTTACGCAATCTCTACCCGATCCATCCATTCAAagccatcttttttttttctttttttttttataaaaaaaaaaatattatttcatatatataatctcaaacccataacaaaaaaaagaaaaaaaaaaggaaaaggaaaaaaaattattgatatcttaatttattttttatttatattcttcCTATTCAATATTCACTCGCCTTGCCTTAAACGGTTCGTCTAATATAGTATAAACTatgtcttattttttttcttaaaattagtaTGCTGTTGAGTGAGTTTTGGTTCCTCCTTCTTCGTTCTGGTTTTCACTTTTGTTGTTGTTTCAGTTGCAGAAACAAACAAAGGAGGCTTCATTCCatctttttctatatatatgcCCTCCTTTATGTATGTTTCTGTATGATTTGTGAAGTGGGGTTTTGATGTTTTTGGCTttggaaaaaatggagaagtgGTGTTTTCTTGTTGTGCTCTTTGTTCTGATGTTTGGTCCGTGGGTTAATGGAGGAATGGCCATGGCTTACAGAAGCCAAGATGGAACAGAGGAGTGGGGATATGTAGAAGTCAGACCCAGTAAGCAAAATGCTTTATGATTGAATATAATTGCCATTCATTTTGATATTCAGAGAAACATGGTGTTTGATGGGGagtgtttttcatttttcacttGTTTGTTCTTTTGCCTTTTGATTGTCTGACACAGAAGCACACATGTTTTGGTGGCTTTATAGAAGTCCGTACAGAGTTGAAAGCCCCTCCAAGCCATGGCCAATAATTCTTTGGTTGCAGGGAGGACCCGTGAGTATCATTGCATGATATATTACAGACTAAATATAAGAGAAACCCAGAAATTTATGGTCTTGTTTGGAATTCAAATTTGTGAATTTCATTCAAGTATGATTCCTCAACTTGAATATATTTTCTGTAGGGTGCTTCAGGAGTTGGCATTGGGAATTTTCAAGAGATTGGGCCGCTTGGAACAGATTTGAAGCCCAGAAATTCTACATGGTTGAGAAAAGCAGATCTGTTGTTTGTGGTAAGTGGGTCATGATGGTTGCTCTACTTTTCAGAGATTCAATGTTAACATGGATTATTACTTAGTAAGAATTGTCTTGTTTGGTATTTGTAATGATTCTTAAGCTGTAATGTAGGATAACCCGGTTGGAACAGGATACAGCTTTGTGGAGGATACAAAGCTGTTGGTGAAGACTGATGTAGAGGCTGCAGTTGATTTGACTACATTGTTGAAGGAGATTTTCAACAGGAATGAGAGCCTCCAGCAGAGTCCTCTGTACATAGTGGCAGAGTCTTATGGAGGAAAATTTGCTGTCACTCTTGGATTAGCAGCTCTGGAAGCCATAGAAGCAGGAAACTTGAAGCTTAAACTTGGAGGTAACTATGGATCAAACAATCCTCTACAATGGCAAAATTTCAAGAATTTGAGatatactaagaaaagaaaaacagatcGTTATCTCCTATTTAAAGTACATGTAATTCTGCTTTTGATTGATTTAAATTTTCTGTAGTTTTTTTCTTGTGAAGTATATGAATTTATCTGACTTCTTACTTCTGAATTGTTGTTCAATCTGTAGGAGTAGCATTGGGAGATAGTTGGATCTCCCCAGAAGATTTTGTGGTCAGTAGTTTGCCTTGAATTAGTCACTTCACatgtttttgacaaaaaaaatgaagtttccaGTTTGATATCGATGTCATAAATTAACAACCTCAATCTGAAAAATTGCAGTTCTCATGGGGTCCTCTTCTCAAAGACGTGTCAAGGATTGATAACCAAGGCCTACAGAAATCAAACAGGTCTAATTTTCTCACTTCCTATacccccacccaaaaaaaaggCTATAAGATTTGAAACCTTAAGTCGCCTAACAAATTCATTTCTGGGATCAGTTTAGCTAGGAAGATTAGGCAGCAGCTGATTGATGGTCAGTATGTTGATGCAACAAGTTCATGGAGTGAACTGGAAGGTGTGATCAGCCGAAGCAGTAATTCTGTGGTATAATTCTCTTCACTTCttattaattatcattattCATATGCCATTTTCCATAACCGAATTAAGGCCTTACAACCCATCAGGACTTCTACAATTTCTTATTGGATTCCAACATGGATCCACTATCCTTGACTTCTGTGGAGCTAAGGGAACAATTTGCAAAGAGGAGATATTTGAGATATCTCGACTCCCTGAGGCTTTCTCCTGGTGGGGATGTTGATATTGACACCTTGATGAATGGTATCATTAAAGATAAGCTAAGGATTATTCCCAAGAACGTAAGGTCAGTTGTAATCTTCTTCTTCAATCCCCTCCAAAAGAAAAGGTCCATTCAACAATACTTAATCCTTTATTAATCCAATAATTCCCATGTTTACAGTTGGGGAGGGCAGTCTGATCTTGTTTTCAGTACTCTCTCAGGTGACTTCATGAAACCAAGGATTAAAGAGGTAACAAACTTATATATGTTTGTCTCacaataatatatttgaagGGGAAATTCAAACAGCTGTGATGAGTTGTAATGAGACTATAAGCCATCTTTTTGActgaaattttcattctttgttGAAAGATTCCCAACTTGCtgtcctttttctttctcaaaattttctcacTACCATATGGGAAATATagtgttgaattttgaaagatgGTTTTGATTGAGTCTATTTTTGAAGGTTGATGAGCTGCTAGCAAAAGGGGTGAATGTGACCATATATAATGGACAAGTAAGCTTGCTTTCTATCTCTCTGAGTTTTTCCTTGTTATATAAGTTGAAGAATTTGTGAACATAAAGTTACAAATGAGAGTGGGTTAGATCCCTCGCGGACCACCACTTGGGTTTGTAGTCTAATGAATTATTGATTGATATTTTTGGGTTGACATCTGCCTGCAGCTTGATCTCATTTGTGCAACCATGGGGACTGAAGCATGGGTTGAGAAGCTCAAGtaattctctttctctcttcgtcttcttcctttttttttttttttttgtgtgattTATGAGTAATgttgtttttgaagaaaataaaaaagaagttgaactttttcttattttcaggTGGGATGGGCTGAAGGAATTTTTGAGCATGAAGAGAACTCCTCTGTATTGTGGGGGAGAGGGAGGCACAAAAGGGTTCACCAAGTCATACAAGAATCTGCATTTCTACTGGATACTTGGAGCTGGCCATTTTGTAAGTCAACTCTCTCTATTATTATTCATGTGCCTTTCATCTTCACCGTCACCATCATTATTTACTAAAGGGTGTCCATCATCATTTCATCTTTAGACCCTCCTTCACATAAATCATTTCAAAGACAACTAAAAGAGagtgtaaaataaatttatggtaaaatacaaaaaagaaaatcatagtGAGACTAGATTGGGTGGAAATGTTTAGGAGAGAGATATTGGACCATTAGTAGAAGTTTGGGTTCACAGATACCTTTTTGCAATGGTATAATTATATTGTATTTAAGCAGGAtattttgagtaaaaaaaaaaaaaggctgacAATAGGGTGGGGTGAGGTAGACGAATGCATAAGGCAGGGGGGCTTAAGAATGAATAAGGAGTAAACAGTGGGGGGGGTGGGCATGATCAGGGAGGGTGGCAGAGCAGGCATTAATGGTGAAAGTACTAAGAGTCAGAGAAATGAGAAGGGAGGGAAAACCACCCAACAACAGAAAATAACAGTGATAGTGATTGAGATATATGAGATATGAGATAAGAGATTAAAGAAAGATGTTTTGGTGACACTTTGTGGCAGGTACCAGTGGATCAGCCCTGCATTGCATTGAACATGGTTGGTGGCATCACACACTCTCCAATGGCTTCCATCTCATGACTCCATCACTCCTCCAGGCTCCATCTTCTTCTTTCACAAGTCACAGCTACACAACCCCCATAGCATCACTCCAATAATATACCTAATACCCCACTGGTATAGTAGCAGCAAGAGAAGAATACTACTGGCATACTACCCCACTTTTTGACTTTCATTGCAACTTCACTGTTCTTTTCaacctctttttctttcttcacatTCCTAATAGTTTTCTGCCTTTCATTTATTGCTCTCTgcctctttttatttatttatttttgtttgggatgatgataataaatttttttctgtaagaaaatattatattatactgTACAACATCTTGACAACTCAAGCACCCATTGAGCTGTCACAATTATTGTTGACGTAATGTAACCACcaaatattcaattttaattcaGCAATTCCATAGTCTTGAGTGTTTACAACCCTCTACTTATGGGCATGTGACTGGCCAGCTGTTGTGGGGAAGCGCCAGCAATTGATAAGATCATTTGTTTGTTAGATTTTGTTTTCTAATCTACTTAGGGTGTTTTCAATAACTTTGACATGAATTATTAAGCATTGGTTTCATTTCAAAACGAGTGATGAAGAAAGAAGGGTTGATGGAGAGCGTAAAGGATTGACCCAAAAGGTGAAGCAGCATGTTAGGTGTTGCCCTAACATGTTGCCCGTGGGGATCCAACATTTCATCAATGAAAAGATGGTGGGCAGAGGGCAGATATTGGACCTTCATTTTGTCATTTTAAGATGTGGACATTCAactttctctatttttcaaCCCACTTCAGCCTTTATGTCGGTGATTCTTCacctttttcctttgatttttggATCACAGATTCACAGCTTCTCACCCACattatttattcctttttcatGAATTTAGGGCTATATTTGAATCTCAGAAAATTGGAAGAAAtgcaagaaagagaaaatatatagtttatatgaagaataaaaaaaaaaaaaatagatttaaaatcaataaattatgtttatatattattttaaactcatctcatttatttaattttttttttataaaaatcaataaatattttaaaagtacataaattttttattaattttattcatttttttttataataaaatcaaaaaataaatttcttttactaGGTACTTTTTCAAAACCAACACCAAGACCAATAGGGGTTTCCGGGGTGTTGTAATGATTTGTCATTAAACCTTTCAAGTCTCAAAACAGTCGTTGAGAGCTGAAATATGTGAGGAAATGAAGAGCTCTCGAGAAGGAATAGGCATTTAATTGTGTCTGGTTTCAGAGTATTTGTGCCTGAAAACTGAAAACACCTTAAACATGCATTTGTCGGCTGTTTTATTTTTGCTCTTTACATTGAAGTCAGTCCAATCCAATGTAGATCAATTTTCCAGCGTTGGGCAGCACtatcaaaaccaaaataattgAGTGAGAATGGGAAAATTCATTTTCCTACCGTGGAATTGAAATTTTACTCTTTTAATGTAACCTCATTATTTCACGTATAATGTGATCCAAAATTACATTTTGGGGTTCCCTTCAAGGGAAGATCATATATTACAAATTGAGATGTCACAAGATTTACAACCTCGAAATGTTCACTCTACATAATAATAAGGGAGATGAGAGACACTATCCAAATATACAGAACTCACacaaaaagaacaaattaattaccaaaatgcaaGATTCTATCACCCAATAATTAGGAAAACGGCAGATCTTATCTACTTGGGCCTTTATATGGTGTTGATGGAAGCTAAATTCCGGTTCACTCGATCTTTTCTAGTACTTCCAACCTGGTTTTTCTCTTCCAACCTCTCACTGTAGCTACGAGGTTGATCAGCCCCACTATTTGATTTTTACTGTATTCCTGCaagttaaatgaaatttaaatatttctttgtCAGATGATCAAAGTAGTATGTAGGTAAAGTTGTCACCGGTTCCACCAGAGGACAGAATTTTCTTACCGGATGAGCCCGTGCCCAGTGAACATATTCAGTTTCTGGAAGATAGTATGCCTGTTTAAAGAGTAGTAGTGAGCAACAATGGCAGAACAATCATGATCTTTATTATgttccatgaagacttccaatTAGAAGATCACCCACCCTCATATATCTTGTAATCAttgcatttttttcaaaaagatttACTATATGAACTATGCTTATGCTTACCTTGATGAAAATTTCAACTATTTGCAACTTCGGCTTCACATTTGCAGAGACAAAGTGTTGAAGGCCATTGATTAAAACCTAAAAAGAATATATGTGACACTCAACTTAGAAATGTACCAACATACCAAAATGGGAAAgctgaaagaaaagaaaaacaacaataatatGCTAAAATTTGAAGGACCTGTTTGgtaataaaagtagtttttttaaaaaaaatgttctcattttttagataaataaataacaagaacATGTTTgatctttttccatttagaattTGCACTACCAAACAGGTCTGTGGATTCCATTATAGTTCATAGCAGACCTGAAGATCTAATGACATAAGAGCCCGTCCTTCATCAGTACACTTTTTCACCCGCGATAGACCTTCAATGAGAGTCTCAGCAACATTTTCAAGTCCATATTCTAGGAGGAGGTCTTGAACCTTTACAGGAAAGATAACTCGTAGTTAGCCATTCAAATATTTAGCAATAACTTGGCTTAAACATAGCCTGCAGCTTCAATATAAACATATTTTGACAATGAACTTAGTACAcaaccaatttttctaaaagcttaaacttgtaCAATTTGGGCTTACAATGTATGCCACGCACTCAAACAGAACTTTAACACATGAAATACTCTACACAGAGGGGAACATTGTAAGAGGACATAAAACTGCAAACAAGCCCTCAACATATAAGTTGAcctaaaaatgaatttggagGAATAATAATCTATTTTGCCTTTAGGTTTTAGAGTGTGACACCTGGGAAAATTTCATTTGCATGCACTGGTGTTAatgtaacaaaaacaaaggaTCACACATGTTCAATTTTCAACATAAAAACTGAACTTTTGGATCTATGAATCATCAATATAGATGAAGACAAAAGGCAAGGACATGTCAATATGGGAAATCCTTGAAAAATAGGATCCAAAAGccttacacacacacacacacaccctcTTATAATGAATTTGGACCGAGTTTCACTACTGTTTACAGCTTATTGCTTTGAAATGAAAGACTAATAGGCTCCTCCACCCTGAATGGATATGCATCACTCTTTTACCTCTTGCAATATAGATTGATCTAGCGCTAGCTAGGGAGATTGTGACTAAACTAGAGTTATTTAGTGCACCGATGGTTGAAGAGGAACTTACATTCATAATACACACACATTAATTTATCTAAATTCCATAGTTGAGATATGTAGCAAACACGGGTActgttttttatattcattgagAAAAGAGAGTGtgatatgatgaaaaaaaaccccttttcttcttttgaattcATCAATGTGAGAATAAttccaaatgaacaaaaaagaagaatttaaCCATCAGAAAACATCTTCAGCAAAGCAAAGCAAAGGATCGGTTACATGCACTTATGTTGTTGtaaccaaaaaatgaaaaaaaaagaaaagaaaaaagatcaaGCATTTCCAAATTTCAACATAAAAACTGACATTTGGATATAAGAATATCAACAGAGATAAAAGCGAAATAAAATTCGGTACCAGCCATTACCTCCTTATGAATTCCTCCATGAGCAAGCCTTGTTCTATAATGCTTAAATTCTCCCAACAACAAATCAACATACCTATTCAAGATGAATTAATGCCAGATACCTAGTTAAATGATAGATGTTGTGACTTCATATGAACAAGTACAAGATAATCTGAATATTGTAGAGATGTAGATTTAAACTATGAGCTTTTCAATAAGAGATACTTCACAAGATCTTAAAAATTCCAGAACAGATGAAATTTCCATTAACAATCGcatcaaatgaaaaataaagtacTTTTTAATGTCAATTCCTTTAGAATTGTGGTAAGTAGTTTATTATGTTGTATTAATAAAAGCTTTTAGAGAAATTGGTGAAATGGGGGAAATCTTGGAGGTTATTCCTTTGGTTGCAAGAGTTTAAAATGCAAAACTGACAGGGTTGGTTTCCCTGCCAGCCAACTGCT
Proteins encoded in this region:
- the LOC100267109 gene encoding serine carboxypeptidase-like 51, with translation MFLALEKMEKWCFLVVLFVLMFGPWVNGGMAMAYRSQDGTEEWGYVEVRPKAHMFWWLYRSPYRVESPSKPWPIILWLQGGPGASGVGIGNFQEIGPLGTDLKPRNSTWLRKADLLFVDNPVGTGYSFVEDTKLLVKTDVEAAVDLTTLLKEIFNRNESLQQSPLYIVAESYGGKFAVTLGLAALEAIEAGNLKLKLGGVALGDSWISPEDFVFSWGPLLKDVSRIDNQGLQKSNSLARKIRQQLIDGQYVDATSSWSELEGVISRSSNSVDFYNFLLDSNMDPLSLTSVELREQFAKRRYLRYLDSLRLSPGGDVDIDTLMNGIIKDKLRIIPKNVSWGGQSDLVFSTLSGDFMKPRIKEVDELLAKGVNVTIYNGQLDLICATMGTEAWVEKLKWDGLKEFLSMKRTPLYCGGEGGTKGFTKSYKNLHFYWILGAGHFVPVDQPCIALNMVGGITHSPMASIS